The DNA segment GGAATATCTCGCCTTCACCAAACTCTGCGTTTGCTGCATTCGCATTTGTAAAATGCCATACACCAAATCCCGTGCCCCCAACAACCAGTACACTTGCTAAGACAATACCTGATACAATCAAAGCTCGTTTGCCCAATTCTTTCGCCCCTTAAATGTTCAAAATTATTCCATTTGTTATATTATCAGTGAGAATTCAAGATTAGGCAATATCAAAACAGTAAATTAAATCTAATATTTTTATAAAGTTTATAAAATTACACACAATTTACCATCATTCAATTTGAAAATTCTTGCAGAAAGTGTCGCACCAATCGTTTTCCCTATACATATACTGTCATGACTTAACCCTTACCGGAACACCGGTAGCTCTAGCCCGAGCATGAAGGAGTGAACTCATTGAAAGGAGCAGAATTCGGACCTAAACCTTTACTTACAAAAAGGGAACGTGAGGTATTCGAACTACTCGTTCAAGATAAGACGACGAAGGATATTGCTCAAGACCTATTCATCAGTGAAAAAACTGTTCGAAATCACATTTCTAATACGATGCAAAAGCTTGGAGTAAAGGGGCGCTCTCAAGCAGTCATTGAACTTATTAGATTAGGTGAATTAACAATATAATTTATGCAACAAAAAAAGACTGAAGTCATGGACTTCAGTCTTTTTATCATGATCAACCACCAAAGAAATTCTTGAATGATTGAAGAGCTGTTGAGCGGTTTAGCGCCGCAATAGAAGTTGTTAAAGGAATACCTTTAGGGCAAGATTGAACACAGTTTTGGGAGTTTCCGCAATTCATTAAACCGCCTTCACCCATTAGTGCATTCAAGCGTTCAGCCTTGTTCATTTCACCTGTTGGATGAGCGTTAAACAGACGAACCTGCGAAAGCGCAGCTGGTCCAATAAACTCTGATTTGCTGTTTACATTTGGACAAGATTCTAAGCACACGCCACATGTCATACATTTGGATAATTCGTATGCCCATTGACGTTTTGACTCAGCCATTCTTGGTCCAGGACCTAGGTCATATGTTCCATCAATCGGAATCCAGGCTTTTACTTTTTTCAATGAATCAAACATTCTACTACGGTCAACCATTAAATCACGGACAACCGGGAAGGTTTTCATTGGTTCAAGATGAATCGGTTGTTCTAGTTTATCAATCAAGGCAGTACATGATTGACGTGGCTTGCCATTGATAACCATTGAACAAGCTCCACATACTTCCTCAAGACAGTTCATATCCCAGGCAATCGGTGTTGTTTGCTCACCTTTTGCATTCACTGGATTTCTTCTAAATTCCATTAGAGCCGAAATGACGTTCATATTCGCACGATAAGGAATATGAAACTCTTCTACATAACTATCTCCATTTGGCTCATCCTGGCGAGTTACTTTAAAATGAATTAGTTTTTCACTCATGATTTAGCCACTCCTTGTTTTTTCTGAGAGTAATCACGCTTACGAGGTTTAATGAGCGATGTGTCGACATCTTCATAAACAAAGTCAGGTGCATTTGTCTCAGCGTTATAGCTTGCTCTTGTTGTTTTCAAGAACTCTTCATCGTTACGTTCAGGGAAATCAGGCTTATAGTGAGCCCCGCGGCTTTCATTACGGTTATATGCTCCAAGTGTAATCACTCGCGCCAGATCTAGCATGGAACCAAGCTGTCTTGTGAATGCAGCTCCTTGGTTGCTCCATTTCGCTGTATCATTGATATTAATATTGTTAAAGCGTTCCATAAGCTCTTGGATCTTTTCGTCTGTCTTCAGTAATGCATCATTGTAACGAACAACGGTTACGTTATCAGTCATCCATTCTCCAAGCTCTTTATGAAGTACATACGCATTTTCTTTTCCATCAAGCGTTAGAATCTTATCGTAAGCTGCTTGCTCTTTGCGAACTTCTTCACTGAATAAAGAAGATGACATTGCATCTGTTGATTTCTCAAGTCCATTGATGTATTCAACCGCTTTAGGACCAGCAACAATTCCTCCGTAAATGGCAGAAAGAAGTGAGTTCGCACCAAGTCTGTTTGCACCATGCTGAGAATAATCACATTCTCCCGCTGCAAACAATCCTGGAATATTTGTCATTTGATCATAATCGATCCACATTCCACCCATTGAATAGTGAACCGCAGGGAAGATTTTCATTGGTACTTTTCTTGGATCATCACCCATGAACTTTTCATAGATTTCCATGATTCCGCCAAGCTTAATATCAAGCTCTTTCGGATCCTTATGAGAAAGGTCAAGATAGACCATGTTCTCCCCATTAATTCCTAGTTTATCGTCCACACATACTGAGAAGATCTCACGTGTTGCGATATCACGAGGAACAAGGTTTCCATACGCTGGATATTTCTCTTCAAGGAAGTACCAAGGCTTACCGTCTTTATACGTCCATACACGACCACCTTCTCCACGAGCTGATTCACTCATTAAACGAAGCTTATCATCTCCTGGAATGGCAGTTGGGTGAATCTGAATAAACTCACCATTAGCATAGTCAACACCTTGCTTGTACAGCTTAGCTGCCGCAAACCCTGTGTTGATAACCGAGTTCGTTGATTTACCGAAGATAATACCTGGACCACCAGTTGCCATAATCACTGCATCAGCAGGAAAACTCTCAATCTTAGAAGAACTTAATTCCTGTGCGGTGATTCCACGACATGTGCCTTCGTCATCAACGATTGCAGATAGGAATTCCCAACCTTCATACTTTGTTACGAGACCACTCGTTTCATGTCTACGAACCTGCTCGTCCAACGCATATAAAAGCTGCTGACCAGTTGTAGCACCCGCAAATGCCGTACGATGGTGCTGTGTTCCTCCAAAACGACGGAAATCAAGCAGCCCTTCTGGTGTACGGTTAAACATAACGCCCATACGGTCAAGAAGGTGAATAATTCCAGGTGCTGCTTCAGTCATTGCTTTAACGGGCGGTTGGTTTGCTAAGAAATCGCCACCATAAATAGAGTCATCAAAGTGTTCCCAAGGAGAATCTCCTTCCCCTTTTGTATTAACAGCTCCATTGATACCGCCCTGCGCACAGACTGAGTGTGAACGCTTTACTGGTACAATGGAAAATAAATCTACTGGTACGCCTTTTTCTGCTGCTTTAATTGTGGCCATCAAGCCTGCTAAGCCACCACCAACAACAACGATTTTGCCTTTGCTCATACTTGACTCACTCCTTCAATATACGCTCAAAACAATCATATTTTAGACAAATGCGAAAATGGCACGAAGACCAACAATCGTCATCACGATAAAGATACCCAGTGTTACAAATGTTGAGATTTGCTGAGACTTTGGAGTGACTGTAATACCCCAAGATACAGCAAATGACCATAGTCCATTTGCAAAGTGGAATGTAGCCGCTACAACTCCAACAATATAGAACGCAATCATAAATGGATTGCTAAAAATATTCGCCATCATATCAAAATCTACTGTCGCGCCTCTTGCTGCTGCAATTCGCGTTTCCCATACGTGCCATGTAATAAAGATTACGAGGATAATTCCTGTTACTCTTTGAATACGGAACATCCAGTTTCTGAAATAACTATATTGAAACGAATTATTTTTTGCTTGAAACGCTATATAAACGCCATAAATAGCATGATAAAGCAATGGAATGAAAATAATGAAAATTTCAAGCGCATAACGGAAAGGAAGGCTTTCCATAAAATGTGCGGCTGAATTAAATGCTTCAGCGCCTCTTGTTGCGAAATGGTTTACAACAAAGTGTTGAATTAAAAATACTCCTATTGGTATTACACCTAGTAAAGAATGTAGTCTACGAAACAGATATTCACGATTTTCAGGCATACTAGTTCCCCCCACATAAAATTTAACCAATCAGCGTATGTTCTCTTTTTCTATTTTTCTTATAAACAGATCCTCCTGACATCGCTTACTGAAATATCATAGGTTAATAGGTAATAAAATCCGACAAATTAATTGTACTCCGATCAGATAAACCCGTCAAGAAACCGTATACAATTTACACTTAAGAAATTCTAACATATTCTTCAATTGACGGGTTCAGACCATTTCATTTTAAAAAGTAAAGGTTAAAATTGTTGATAAATAAAGTAAGAAGAAGAGATTCATTGTTATAATAATGAACATAAAAAAATCACCTTGATACCTATAGAAATTTTTACGGAGTGCTTTATACTAGATTAAGAGAGGTGTTAACTAGATATGGAACCAAAGGTTGAACTAGAAACGTCTAATTTCGGATATGACCTTATCCGAAATGATGTATTATCCGAACTACTCGGAACAGAAAAAGAGACTTTACTTTACTGGGTCGGCAAATCAACAGCAAGATCATATCCTCTGGAGACAACAGATGAGTTGATTTCCTTTTTCGAAAAAGCACAGTGGGGCACGCTGTCACTAGTAAAAGAAAAACCCTATGAAAAAACATTTGAACTAACTGGACCTTGGATGGGCAAAAAAGATCAACGCTGCTATCAGCTTGAGGCTGGTTTTCTTGCCCAACAGCATGAAACGCAAACTCAGGCTACAGCTGTAGCTGTGTTATCAGAAAAACGTCAGCTTGTTCAGATCCAAGTAACCATTGATCGTCACGATCCACTTGATTAGTACAAGAGAGCTACATATAAAAAACGGCGATGCACCCTGATTGGGGAACATTCGCCGTTTTTTACGATTCTTCGTTTAGTTTAGTTAAAATGGCTTCTGCAACAGATTGTGGGATCCCTTGCTCCACAATCTCCTCTACTTTTGCATCTTTCATTTTTTTCACAGATCCAAAATGCTTTAGAAGCTTTTGCTTTCGCTTGGAACCAACACCTGGTATATCATCCAACACAGACTGGAAGAACGTCTTCGAACGAACAGACCGGTGAAACGTAATCGCAAAGCGGTGAACTTCATCTTGAATACGTTGTAATAAATAAAATTCCTGGCTATCGCGCTCAAGAGGGATCACTACTGGCGGAGAACCCTTAAGTAATTGTGAGGTCCGGTGTTTTTCATCCTTAGCCAGACCACATACAGGAATACCTAGCCCAAGCTCGTCCTCAATGACTTCCTGTGCCGCACTGATTTGCCCTCTTCCTCCATCAATCACAATTAAGTCTGGTAGAGGCAGGTCTTCTTTTAAGAGCCTGATATATCGTCTGCGAACCACTTCTCGCATGGATGCATAATCATCCGGACCTTCAACCGTTTTGATCTTGTATTTTCGATAGTCCTTCCGACTAGGCTTTCCATCAAGAAAGGTAATCATCGTAGATACAGGATCCGTCCCTTGCGTGTTTGAATTATCAAACGCCTCGATGCGATATGGTGTTGCAATATCCATGGCTTTTCCTAATCGTTCAATCGCATTTATGGTTCGATTTTCATCTTTTTCAATTAAAGAGAACTTTTCTTTTAATGCCACTTTTGCATTTTCTGAAGCAAGATCCAACAGTTCTTTTTTGGTGCCGCGCTTTGGAACCAGAACTTTCACTTCAAGAAGTTCGTTCATAAGTTCCGCATCAACCTCACTTGGAACAAGAATTTCCTGAGGTTTGATATGCTGCTTCTGCAGGTAAAATTGACCGACAAATGTCATTAAGTCTTCAGCGGCTTCTTTATAAAATGGAAATAGGGAAACATCCCGTTCAATCAATTTTCCTTGCCTTACAAAGAATACTTGTACACACATCCAGCCCTTATCATAAGCAAAGGCAAACACATCTCGATCCACATGATCATTCGCAGTCATTTTTTGCTTCTCAATGATGGCATCCATATGGGAAATCGTATCTCGGATTTCCTTTGCCCGTTCAAAATCAAGTTCCTCTGAGGCTTTCATCATACGTTCCGTTAATGTTTCCTTCACTTCGGAATGCCCATACTTTAAGAAACGACTAATGCCCTGAATCATTTCCTGGTTTTGCTCATCTGTTACTTCATATACACAAGGAGCAAGGCATTGACCAATGTGATAGTACAAACAAACACTATCAGGCATATTTCTACACTTGCGTAATGGATAAATGCGATCGAGCAATTTTTTTGTTTCATTTGCTGCTCCAGCATTCGGATAAGGGCCAAAATATTTCCCTCCATCCTTTTTCACCTGTCTTGTGGTAAGTAATCTTGGATGCTTTTCGTTTGTGATCTTTAAATAGGGATACGTTTTATCATCTTTCAGCATAACATTGTATTTTGGGTCATGCTTTTTAATGAGATTCATTTCAAGGATAAGGGCTTCAATGTTTGAACTGGTAACGATATATTCAAAATCGACAATTTCGCTAACGAGTCGCTGAGTTTTAGCATCATGTGATCCGGTAAAATAAGAACGCACCCGATTACGAAGAACTTTCGCTTTACCAACATAGATGATGGTCCCTTGGCGATCCTTCATCAGGTAACAGCCTGGCTGATTAGGAAGTATCGTCAGCTTTTCTTTAAGCTGGCTCATTCGACTCCCCCCTTTTCTAATAGGTTTTACAAGAATACATAGAAAAACCGCTTTCTGCAAGAGAAAGCGGTTCTACACGTGCAAGAGGAACTTACAGATGTTTGTTAACTAGCTCAGCTAGAGCCTCTTTTGGTTGGAAACCAACCACTTGGTCTACTACTTCTCCGTCTTTAAACACAAGAAGTGTAGGAATGCTCATTACACTGTATTTCCCAGCTGTTTCTTGATTCTCATCAACATCCAGCTTTGCAATTTTAATCTTATCGCCCATTTCTGAATCAAGCTCTTCAAGAACGGGTGCAATCATTTTACAAGGTCCACACCATGGAGCCCAGAAATCAGCAAGAACAACACCACTACTTGTTTCAGAAGAAAACGTTTGGTCTGTTACATTCACAATTGCCATGATAAATCCTCCTTTAAATCCTATAACTTAGGTTTCAAATGTATTATAGCACTCAAATATGTTGGATGCGAATGAATTGCTTACAAAACCAAAATGCATTACAAAATTTTTGATAAAAAGGCTTTTGTTCTCTCATGTTTGGGATTGTCAAAAAGCTCCGTAGGCGTTCCCATCTCAACCAGCTCACCTTGATCAAATAAGATGATACGATCGGCTACCTCGCGCGCAAAACTCATTTCATGAGTTACCACAAGCATCGTCATACCCGTTGTACATAATTCCTTCATTACATCTAACACCTCTTTAACCATCTCTGGATCCAGTGCTGACGTCGGCTCATCAAACAGCATGATCTTCGGACGCATGGCAAGTGCTCGCGCAATGGCTACACGCTGCTGTTGACCTCCAGATAGTTGACCAGGGTATTTGTTTGCTTGCTCCGGAATTCCTACACGCTCCAGTAACTCAAGGGCTATACTCTCTGCTTTCGCCTTAGGCCACTTTTTAACCCAGATCGGAGACAACGTAATATTTTTCAATATCGTTAGGTGTGGAAACAAGTTAAATGACTGAAACACCATCCCTGTTTCCTTACGAATGGCATCGACAGCCGCATTGTCCTCATTGAGCTCTGTACGATCAACTGTAATTCTTCCTTTTTGAATTTTCTCAAGGGCATTGATCGTGCGGATAAACGTTGATTTCCCAGACCCAGAAGGTCCAAGAATACAAACAATCTCTCCTTGTTTAATGGATACATCTACATCTTTTAATACGTGCAGCTCATTACTGTACCACTTATTTACACCCTCACACACGATAATATCTTCTCTTTCATGTAAAGGAATACTAGGATCAAATTCAACTAGCACTTCTGTTTCTTTGCTCATGCTTTTGGCCTCCATTCTTAATTATGTCCGACACTTAGTGACCGTTCCAGCTTGCGACTAGTGACCGACATCGTAAAACAAATAACCCAGAACAATAATGCAACAAAGACAAACACTTCTTTTTGAGTTCCTAAAAATTCGGGATTAGAGGTAACCGTTCGTCCAATCCCTAGAATATCCAACAAACCTACTGTGGCAACAAGAGTTGTATCTTTAAGAATAGAGATCGACTGCCCTACCATTGAAGGGATGGTTACACGTAGTGCCTGCGGAAGAACAATAAACACCGTTGTTTTAAATGTACTAAGCCCTAGAGCATGGGAGGCTTCCACTTGACTATTCGGTACAGACTGTAGTCCTCCTCTTACATTCTCAGCAATATAAGCAGAGTTAAAGATGACTAAACCCACCATTGCCCGTACCACGTTATCAACAGTTACGCCACCAGGTAAAAACAACGGAACCATAATCTGAGCCATAAACAAAATAGTAATTAAAGGAACACCACGAATGACTTCAATATAGATCACACTAATTGTACGAACGATAGGTAACTTACTTGCTCGCCCTAATGCAAACAACACGCCTATCGGGAAGGAAAAAACAATGGCAATGGTTGCAAGCATCATGGTAAGCATTAAGCCACCCCATGTATTTGTTCGCACCTCTGGTAAGATGCCAAAGCCTTGTATAAAAAATAACACAAGAATAAAACAGAGAATCCATGCGTAGCCGACAACCTTTTTGAGGTATGGAACAATCATCCCGATCCCCACTCCAACGCCTAAACTAACTAAGGCTCCAACTAGCCAAAATCGAGACGAACCTGAGATAAACGGTAAGACTATTGAAACAAGATAGACAGTGGTCACTGAGAAAAACATGATCGTTGATATGCCTCGTTTGGCTCCATATGTAAGACCAATAAACAGGCTTACTAAGAGCAAGGCAGTCCACACTCTCCAAAGCTGCTCAATCGGGTACTGGCCCACCATAAACAGCTTAAAATTAGCGGAAATGACTTCCCAACGCGCCGTAAAGAAGGTCCAGCCTGCAATATTCTTAATTAATAAAACCGCAAGAGCAAGTAATGTAATAGTGAGGATGGAACTAAACCATGAATAAAACAAATTCTTCTTAAGCCATGCACCTGGACTAAGTCTTACTTCAGCAGGCATAGGCGATCTAGTCGTGGACTTTATCTGTTGAAGTTTTTCCGTGTTCATTCCATTCACCTCTCTACCAATGCGGTGTATTTGTTATAAATGTTCATAATGATGGATGTCACAACACTAATTGTTAAGTAAGCAAGTAACATAATCGTTATTACTTCAATCGCTCTACCTGTTTGGTTTAATGTCGTACTTCCTACACTAAACAAATCCGGATACCCAACTGCCACTGCTAAACTAGAGTTTTTCGCTAAGCCAAGATATTGACTTGTGACGGGTGGGATAATTGTGCGAATGGCCTGCGGAAATGTAACGAAACGTAAAATTTTTGATGAGCTTAAGCCCAAAGCTTCTGCTGCCTCAATTTGACCTTTTGGAACAGCCAGAATACCTCCTCTAACAATTTCAGCGATATAGGTAGCTGTGTACATAACGAGTGCAAACAGAATCGCTGCAAATTCCGGAGAAAAACGATAGCCTCCAACCGAACCTGTCCCCGTATGTTCAGGTAAGCTTAATGAAGCAGGAAATTCTCCAAGTACTAGATAACCGACGCCAATTCCAATAATCAGAACGCCTATTAGCCAAAGACTTGGGTAAAGCTTTTTCCCCTGTTCAATTTGTTGTTTGTTTTTCCACTTAAATGTTAAAAAGGCTGCGATCAGTAGAACAAGAAGTAAAGCCAGCCAAATCCACAGACTTGAGTTCGCATCAAACCAAGGAAAGACAAAACCACGGTTACTTATGATAAATCCATAATTGGCATTTACATCTTGGATGCGCGGCATTGCCAGCATAACTGCAAAATACCAAAAGAAGATTTGAACTAAAACGGGTGTATTTCTGAAAATCTCTATGTACCAGGTTGATAATGTTCGAAGCAACCAGTTACTCGATAACCGACTAATACCAACTAGAACTCCAACAATTGTAGTTAGCACAATCCCTACAATCGAGACCTTTAATGTATTAAGAAATCCAACGTATAGCGCACGGACAAATGTATCAGAAGGAGAAAAGCTGACCACTGTTTCCCCAATAGGAAAAGAAGCACGATTCGTTAAAAATTGAAAACTAAGTCCAAGACCTGCTCGGTTTAAGCCAGCCATAGCATTCGTCGCTAAGAAAACAATAAACCCAATAATGAACACTAAAAATAGAAGCTGCCATATGAGATTCAAGTATTTTTGATTACGCCAAAAAGGCGGTCGTTTGTGAGTAGATGGCTCTGCCAATGGATGTCATCCTTTCCTCATAGTTACCTATTAATTGATGAAAATAGCCTGCCTCCCAATCGAAGCAGGCTACTTCTATAAATGAATTGGTTTATCTAAATGGTGGAGAGTATAATAACCCGCCATCGGTGTATAGAGCGTTTAGACCTCGTTCAAGCTCGAATGGGCTGTCTGCACCTAGGTTACGATCGTAGATCTCTGCATAGTTGCCAACCTGCTTGATAATTTGATAAGCAAAATCATTCTCGAGTCCAAGCTGCTCTCCTAAGTTCTCTTCAACACCTAGGAAACGTGCAATATCCGGATCCTCCGTATCTAAGAAATCATCTACATTTTCAGATGTGATCCCAAATTCTTCAGCTTGGATCGTAGCGTTTGTTGCCCAGAACATGATTTCTAGGAATTGATCATCTCCATCTAGAACGGCTGGGCCGAGTGGCTCCTTCGAGAGAACTTCATTTAAGATGACGTGCCCTGATGGATCCTGTAGCGTCTCGAGTCTTGAAATCAGACCAGATTGATCCGTTGTCCAAGCATCAATGGTTCCTGACTCGTAGGCAGCAATTAAACTATCTTGATCAGAGAAGGTTACGGATTCAAAGTCAATTCCCCGTTTACTCATCTGATCCGCTAAGTTCAGCTCGGTGGTAGTACCTTGCTCTACCCCTATTCTTGCTCCTGCTAAATCTTCCAGAGTTTCAATTCCGCTATCAGATGGAGCCATCATGCCTTGCCCATCGTAGAAAGTGGTAGGTCCGAAATTTAAACCGATCTCCACGTCACGGTTTAGCGTAAGTGTCGTGTTACGGATAAGCATATCGACTTCGCCTGTTTGCAAGGCAGTAAAGCGTTCTTGAGCAGACAAAGGTCTAAATTCGACAGCATCTGCATCTCCAATTATTGCAGCAGCCATTACTTTTCCAA comes from the Alkalihalobacillus sp. FSL W8-0930 genome and includes:
- a CDS encoding YslB family protein, whose product is MEPKVELETSNFGYDLIRNDVLSELLGTEKETLLYWVGKSTARSYPLETTDELISFFEKAQWGTLSLVKEKPYEKTFELTGPWMGKKDQRCYQLEAGFLAQQHETQTQATAVAVLSEKRQLVQIQVTIDRHDPLD
- the trxA gene encoding thioredoxin — translated: MAIVNVTDQTFSSETSSGVVLADFWAPWCGPCKMIAPVLEELDSEMGDKIKIAKLDVDENQETAGKYSVMSIPTLLVFKDGEVVDQVVGFQPKEALAELVNKHL
- a CDS encoding amino acid ABC transporter ATP-binding protein — its product is MSKETEVLVEFDPSIPLHEREDIIVCEGVNKWYSNELHVLKDVDVSIKQGEIVCILGPSGSGKSTFIRTINALEKIQKGRITVDRTELNEDNAAVDAIRKETGMVFQSFNLFPHLTILKNITLSPIWVKKWPKAKAESIALELLERVGIPEQANKYPGQLSGGQQQRVAIARALAMRPKIMLFDEPTSALDPEMVKEVLDVMKELCTTGMTMLVVTHEMSFAREVADRIILFDQGELVEMGTPTELFDNPKHERTKAFLSKIL
- the sdhA gene encoding succinate dehydrogenase flavoprotein subunit is translated as MSKGKIVVVGGGLAGLMATIKAAEKGVPVDLFSIVPVKRSHSVCAQGGINGAVNTKGEGDSPWEHFDDSIYGGDFLANQPPVKAMTEAAPGIIHLLDRMGVMFNRTPEGLLDFRRFGGTQHHRTAFAGATTGQQLLYALDEQVRRHETSGLVTKYEGWEFLSAIVDDEGTCRGITAQELSSSKIESFPADAVIMATGGPGIIFGKSTNSVINTGFAAAKLYKQGVDYANGEFIQIHPTAIPGDDKLRLMSESARGEGGRVWTYKDGKPWYFLEEKYPAYGNLVPRDIATREIFSVCVDDKLGINGENMVYLDLSHKDPKELDIKLGGIMEIYEKFMGDDPRKVPMKIFPAVHYSMGGMWIDYDQMTNIPGLFAAGECDYSQHGANRLGANSLLSAIYGGIVAGPKAVEYINGLEKSTDAMSSSLFSEEVRKEQAAYDKILTLDGKENAYVLHKELGEWMTDNVTVVRYNDALLKTDEKIQELMERFNNININDTAKWSNQGAAFTRQLGSMLDLARVITLGAYNRNESRGAHYKPDFPERNDEEFLKTTRASYNAETNAPDFVYEDVDTSLIKPRKRDYSQKKQGVAKS
- a CDS encoding response regulator transcription factor — translated: MKGAEFGPKPLLTKREREVFELLVQDKTTKDIAQDLFISEKTVRNHISNTMQKLGVKGRSQAVIELIRLGELTI
- a CDS encoding amino acid ABC transporter substrate-binding protein, whose amino-acid sequence is MKKWMVNGMVVTSFAALLVACSEETDTPAEENGGQSANSGNTISAIQDRGELIMGANDQLPGFGYVGSDGAYEGFDIEFGKVMAAAIIGDADAVEFRPLSAQERFTALQTGEVDMLIRNTTLTLNRDVEIGLNFGPTTFYDGQGMMAPSDSGIETLEDLAGARIGVEQGTTTELNLADQMSKRGIDFESVTFSDQDSLIAAYESGTIDAWTTDQSGLISRLETLQDPSGHVILNEVLSKEPLGPAVLDGDDQFLEIMFWATNATIQAEEFGITSENVDDFLDTEDPDIARFLGVEENLGEQLGLENDFAYQIIKQVGNYAEIYDRNLGADSPFELERGLNALYTDGGLLYSPPFR
- the uvrC gene encoding excinuclease ABC subunit UvrC: MSQLKEKLTILPNQPGCYLMKDRQGTIIYVGKAKVLRNRVRSYFTGSHDAKTQRLVSEIVDFEYIVTSSNIEALILEMNLIKKHDPKYNVMLKDDKTYPYLKITNEKHPRLLTTRQVKKDGGKYFGPYPNAGAANETKKLLDRIYPLRKCRNMPDSVCLYYHIGQCLAPCVYEVTDEQNQEMIQGISRFLKYGHSEVKETLTERMMKASEELDFERAKEIRDTISHMDAIIEKQKMTANDHVDRDVFAFAYDKGWMCVQVFFVRQGKLIERDVSLFPFYKEAAEDLMTFVGQFYLQKQHIKPQEILVPSEVDAELMNELLEVKVLVPKRGTKKELLDLASENAKVALKEKFSLIEKDENRTINAIERLGKAMDIATPYRIEAFDNSNTQGTDPVSTMITFLDGKPSRKDYRKYKIKTVEGPDDYASMREVVRRRYIRLLKEDLPLPDLIVIDGGRGQISAAQEVIEDELGLGIPVCGLAKDEKHRTSQLLKGSPPVVIPLERDSQEFYLLQRIQDEVHRFAITFHRSVRSKTFFQSVLDDIPGVGSKRKQKLLKHFGSVKKMKDAKVEEIVEQGIPQSVAEAILTKLNEES
- a CDS encoding ABC transporter permease subunit (The N-terminal region of this protein, as described by TIGR01726, is a three transmembrane segment that identifies a subfamily of ABC transporter permease subunits, which specificities that include histidine, arginine, glutamine, glutamate, L-cystine (sic), the opines (in Agrobacterium) octopine and nopaline, etc.); translated protein: MAEPSTHKRPPFWRNQKYLNLIWQLLFLVFIIGFIVFLATNAMAGLNRAGLGLSFQFLTNRASFPIGETVVSFSPSDTFVRALYVGFLNTLKVSIVGIVLTTIVGVLVGISRLSSNWLLRTLSTWYIEIFRNTPVLVQIFFWYFAVMLAMPRIQDVNANYGFIISNRGFVFPWFDANSSLWIWLALLLVLLIAAFLTFKWKNKQQIEQGKKLYPSLWLIGVLIIGIGVGYLVLGEFPASLSLPEHTGTGSVGGYRFSPEFAAILFALVMYTATYIAEIVRGGILAVPKGQIEAAEALGLSSSKILRFVTFPQAIRTIIPPVTSQYLGLAKNSSLAVAVGYPDLFSVGSTTLNQTGRAIEVITIMLLAYLTISVVTSIIMNIYNKYTALVER
- a CDS encoding amino acid ABC transporter permease — protein: MNTEKLQQIKSTTRSPMPAEVRLSPGAWLKKNLFYSWFSSILTITLLALAVLLIKNIAGWTFFTARWEVISANFKLFMVGQYPIEQLWRVWTALLLVSLFIGLTYGAKRGISTIMFFSVTTVYLVSIVLPFISGSSRFWLVGALVSLGVGVGIGMIVPYLKKVVGYAWILCFILVLFFIQGFGILPEVRTNTWGGLMLTMMLATIAIVFSFPIGVLFALGRASKLPIVRTISVIYIEVIRGVPLITILFMAQIMVPLFLPGGVTVDNVVRAMVGLVIFNSAYIAENVRGGLQSVPNSQVEASHALGLSTFKTTVFIVLPQALRVTIPSMVGQSISILKDTTLVATVGLLDILGIGRTVTSNPEFLGTQKEVFVFVALLFWVICFTMSVTSRKLERSLSVGHN
- a CDS encoding succinate dehydrogenase cytochrome b558 subunit, with the protein product MPENREYLFRRLHSLLGVIPIGVFLIQHFVVNHFATRGAEAFNSAAHFMESLPFRYALEIFIIFIPLLYHAIYGVYIAFQAKNNSFQYSYFRNWMFRIQRVTGIILVIFITWHVWETRIAAARGATVDFDMMANIFSNPFMIAFYIVGVVAATFHFANGLWSFAVSWGITVTPKSQQISTFVTLGIFIVMTIVGLRAIFAFV
- the sdhB gene encoding succinate dehydrogenase iron-sulfur subunit — translated: MSEKLIHFKVTRQDEPNGDSYVEEFHIPYRANMNVISALMEFRRNPVNAKGEQTTPIAWDMNCLEEVCGACSMVINGKPRQSCTALIDKLEQPIHLEPMKTFPVVRDLMVDRSRMFDSLKKVKAWIPIDGTYDLGPGPRMAESKRQWAYELSKCMTCGVCLESCPNVNSKSEFIGPAALSQVRLFNAHPTGEMNKAERLNALMGEGGLMNCGNSQNCVQSCPKGIPLTTSIAALNRSTALQSFKNFFGG